The DNA window CGTAAATTAAAAATGGATCAAAGGGTCAGACtgagcattttaaaatgactCTGGCTcctattattttattgatttgtgaAAAAATGTGTCAGAATAAAAACATTGCAATGAACAAAATACGCTGTCCTATTTTCCTTGATTATATCAGTCAGATATATTTATACTCACCTCGAGCAGCATGTAACTCGAGTCTTTTCTTTCCCTGCAGAGCAAACCTATGGAGAGGTGAACCAACTAGGCGGTGTGTTCGTCAATGGCCGACCCCTACCTAACGCCATACGGTTAAGAATAGTAGAGCTGGCTCAGCTCGGGATTCGACCCTGTGATATAAGCAGGCAACTCCGAGTCTCCCACGGCTGCGTGAGCAAGATTTTAGCGAGGTACAACGAGACTGGCTCCATCCTACCCGGTGCCATCGGTGGAAGCAAGCCCCGGGTCACGACGCCGAACGTGGTGAAAAACATCAGGGAATACAAACAAAATGACCCCGGGATCTTTGCCTGGGAGATCCGGGACAGGCTTTTGGCCGATGGTGTTTGTGACAAATACAATGTGCCGTCGGTTAGCTCGATCAGCAGGATTTTACGCAATAAGATTGGAAATCTCTCCCAGCCTAACCAGTATGAAAGCACCAAGCAAGCCTCCGCGCAGGCCGGGCTGCCCTACAACCACATATACCCTTATTCCTACCCCAACACTATGTCACCCACTAGCACTAAAATGGGCAGCCCTCCTGGAGTACCGGTGACGGCTGGACATGTGAGCATTTCCAGGGCCTGGCCTTCTGCACACACCGTCAGTAACATCCTCGGAATACGAGCCTTCATGGATCCCACAGGTGaggaaaactgcattttataatCCGTCAAACATGTGAGACCTCATCTCTCACTTGTCTCAAATAAGACCGTAATAAACTAGAGCAGCTGTTATTGTGGTATTCTGCATGATTCATTCCCACACCTCTCCGTATAAGCAGTTACGGCAACACACTGGACAATGTGTCCATTAAAATTTGTACAGGCCTCTATTTCACCATTCAGCCAGAACGCAGTGAGGCACTCTCAATGGGCCTTTTCATGGGTTGATGCATTTGCAAACACCTTACCCACCTGCTATATCCACACTAATTCTGCAAGTATATTTTTTGATGTTTTACTCATCTGCATCTCCGCTTAGTAACGAGTTATTAGTACTGATCATTTTTGTGCCAACaaaatgtattcaaatatgtgtgtgtagaatttttttttcctgattaaattgctctgaagctgcttctgcGATAATATTTTCCTGTTgtgcacacacatgaaaacattaTATTGGAggtttattttataataaatccTAAACATTAAAATtgttaaatggaagaaaaatgtttatCTGCTGTTGTTGCCTCGTAATTAATAATCGAgctgttttttctgtttattttaagaTTAGAGCTTTTTTCAGATAATATTACACTCAgagtaattataataattataatgttgaataatata is part of the Archocentrus centrarchus isolate MPI-CPG fArcCen1 chromosome 22, fArcCen1, whole genome shotgun sequence genome and encodes:
- the pax1a gene encoding paired box protein Pax-1a isoform X1, with translation MEQTYGEVNQLGGVFVNGRPLPNAIRLRIVELAQLGIRPCDISRQLRVSHGCVSKILARYNETGSILPGAIGGSKPRVTTPNVVKNIREYKQNDPGIFAWEIRDRLLADGVCDKYNVPSVSSISRILRNKIGNLSQPNQYESTKQASAQAGLPYNHIYPYSYPNTMSPTSTKMGSPPGVPVTAGHVSISRAWPSAHTVSNILGIRAFMDPTAIAGTEGYPPKMEEWGSVNRAAFPAAHTVNGIDKSAIDADIKYAQPSSTLSSYVPACAYSPTNQYGVYSGPAGGYVAPGHHHWQPQSPALSHPSGMSMHAGEIHSAMTFKHQAREAGDRKPPSPLSKAQQQQHEDLNSVHGLSLPTSSS
- the pax1a gene encoding paired box protein Pax-1a isoform X2 — encoded protein: MEQTYGEVNQLGGVFVNGRPLPNAIRLRIVELAQLGIRPCDISRQLRVSHGCVSKILARYNETGSILPGAIGGSKPRVTTPNVVKNIREYKQNDPGIFAWEIRDRLLADGVCDKYNVPSVSSISRILRNKIGNLSQPNQYESTKQASAQAGLPYNHIYPYSYPNTMSPTSTKMGSPPGVPVTAGHVSISRAWPSAHTVSNILGIRAFMDPTAIAGTEGYPPKMEEWGSVNRAAFPAAHTVNGIDKSAIDADIKYAQPSSTLSSYVPACAYSPTNQYGVYSGPAGGYVAPGHHHWQPQSPALSHPSGMSMHAGEIHSAMTFKHQAREGDRKPPSPLSKAQQQQHEDLNSVHGLSLPTSSS